ATAATCAATCCTACGCGGGGTAATAGTCCGCTGTTGTATCGTGTTGCTGGTAAATTTGAACTTCTGGACCGGATTCTGCCCAAGTTCAAGGCAACCGGACACCGtgttttgatgttcttccAGATGACTCAGGTTATGGATATAATGGAGGATTTCCTCCGAATGAGAGACTTGAAATATTTGAGGTTAGATGGTGCGACAAAAACTGAGGAGCGTACTGGCATGctaaagcttttcaacgcTCCTGACTCTGAATACTTTTGCTTTTTACTGTCAACAAGGGCTGGTGGTTTAGGTTTAAACCTACAAACTGCCGACACGGTCATTATTTTCGATACTGATTGGAACCCACACCAAGATTTACAAGCTCAAGATAGAGCCCACAGAATTGGGCAAAAGAATGAAGTCAGGATCTTAAGACTTATAACAACTGATTCGGTCGAAGAGGTTATTCTAGAAAGGGCCTTACAGAAGTTAGACATCGACGGCAAGGTTATCCAAGCAGGTAAATTTGATAACAAGTCAACAGCAGAGGAGCAGGAGGCGTTTTTGCGGAGGCTCCTCGAAAatgaaaatgtcaaagatgaaaaTGACGAGGCTGAGcttgatgacgaagagtTGAACGAAATACTCGCTAGAGGTGATGATGAACGCAAATTGTTTGACAAGATGGACGAAGAGCGGGCTGCTATGGAGCTCAAGCAGGCAAAATCGCAGGGGCTTTCTACCCCGCTGCCAAGGTTGATACAGCTTGACGAGTTACCAGAAGTCTTAACGGAAGATATCACCAACCACTTGCAGACGGAGCCAGCGGCTGTCGGGCGGATCAGGGAAAGGAAGAAGGTGTATTATGATGATGGGCTGACAGAGGAGCAATGGCTGCAAGCAGTCGACAACGATGAAGATTCATTAGAAGACGCAATTAATCGGAAGCGGCGCTCAAGAGAACGCAGACAGCAcagcaaagagctcaaagactCGGAGCCAGGAGAGATCGATACACTAGACAACAGCTTAGAACCGACACCTGAAATTGAATTAGCTAAACCTAACGGTAAACGTTCAAGagctgcaagaaaagcgGCTGCTAGCGAAGTCAAGAATGAAAACGAGCAAGACGAACAgctggaagaagaagaagaggacgGGCACACGCCGAAAAAGCTAAAATTGAAAgtaaagctttctttgaagagtGATCAACAAAAGTCTACGCCAGGTGAATTGGATGGACCGACGGTTGAACAACCCCAAACCTCAGCTCCCAAACCCAAAAGTAAGTCAAAGAAAGTCACCACATGCGAGTTCACGCCCCAGGTCGAACATCTCTTGGAGGAAATGCGGGCCCAAATTGACCCTACTGACGAGCATGCACGCACTTCCGTTTTCGAGATTTTACCTTCTAAGAAGCTCTATCCGGATTATTACAAATTAATTTCAAATCCTGTAGCTCTCGACACAATCACTAAAAAATGCAAGAAGGGCTTGTATGGGTCCTTAGAGGATGTTAGACAAGATCTGGAAACGATGTTCGGGAATGCTCAGTTCTACAATGAGGAAGGATCCTGGATTTTTAATGACGCCGAAGAGCTCCGTAAATTCGTGAGTGCTTGGTTCGAATCCAATAAATAGTACAGGTGTATTATAATTATTTTAGGTTACACGAGAAGACAAGCAGTCCCGCTACGGAGGCTTCGCCAGTTGCCATCTAGCCGCTAGAACCCTCAGGTGTTCCAACATAACGAAACGTATGCGGTGACCCAAGCGAGAGCTGAGTggtgaaaatttttttcatgtATATAAGGTGAAGTGAAGAAATTTTACAAAACATCTTCTCAATACTTGAAGCAAAGAAGTTGCCAACAATGAAGTACATCCAGACTGACCAAACCCTAGATATTCCAGAAGGCGTTACCGTCAACATCAAGTCGAGAGTCATCAAGGTCACTGGCCCAAGAGGTGCTCTgaccaagaacttgaagcacaTCGACGTCACTTTCGCTAAGGTGAGCAACAAGCAGGTCAAGATCACCGTCCACAACGGTGACAGAAAGCACGTTGCTGCTTTGAGAACTGTCAAGTCTTTGGTCGCCAACATGATCACTGGTGTCACCAAGGGTTTCAAGTACAAGATGAGATACGTCTACGCGCATTTTCCTATTAACGTGAACGTTGTTGAGAAGGATGGTGCTAAGTTCGTCGAGATCAGAAACTTCTTGGGTGACAAGCAGGTTAGAATGGTCCCAGTCAGAGAAGGCGTCTCCATTGACTTCTCTACCAACCAGAAGGACGAGATCGTTCTGTCCGGCAACTCTATCGAGAACGTCTCTCAGAACGCCGCCGACATCCAGCAAATCTGCCGTGTCAGAAACAAGGATATCCGTAAGTTCTTGGACGGTATCTATGTTTCCCAGAAAGGTTTCGTTGAGGAGGAAGCTTAAGTTTgacaaaacaaacaagaCGTGTATAATAGTATTTAGGTGTTTTCCCCCGGAGTTCACCTCCAATTACAACGGGAGGAACGTTACTAGTGCTCGCTGAAATAAAGAGCCATTATACGTTCCTCATTTTTCTAGGTACGCCCTTTGACTGTTTTGTGTTTTCTTGCCGTAGTGTGTTCCGTTGATTGCCGTGTCATTTGACGGAGTCTTGTTTGACGTTGAAAATTTTGCAATTTCAGACGAAATTTGGAGTTCTCATTGTTTCTGTAAATGCGTGAGCTTATGCATTCCCACTAGCTCTGTTGGATAAAATCAAGTGTCGACTTCTATCAAAACCACATTATTATAAAAATCCTTAATTAATATCGTGtcaagaaatgaagaaataaaGAACCGCCTGATATGGCTTCATAACAGTGCCTTTAGACACCGTGAAAGACGTGAAAGTTAATTTCTTTCTCCAAGGCCTCTTCAAGGTATTTAAATTCCATGACTGACAAAGACGAATCTGAGCCGAAAGGCCTTTTATTAGTGTAAGCCATTATCTGACCAAACGTCCCCACAATGAATGACTTGTGGCTTGATATGGTTTCATCGTTCAGCAGTTCGTGAGCACTCTTAACAGCttttccttcaaaatatATCTTGGCATGCGACCTAGTCCGCATGTCATGCCTTTTCTCCGGCGATATGACCTTTCCGTCGCTACCTCTAGTCTCTCCAGTTTGATTATCGTTGAGATTAAAATCATACTCTTTTCCAAGCATAAAGGAGACAAGCTTGAAATATTCAAAGCTGGTCAAAAAGTGGCGCCAGCAATATGTGTCGCCTTTTCTAGTCTCTTTCTCTCTTTccagttcttcttggaccctgttgagctttttcttgactgCGCCATGCGGTCTTCCAAAGCAATCGTATGGCAAATACCTTGAAATTACAGAGAACTGATACTCATTTTCGCCACATTTGCTTTGTTCGTCTGTCAGCGAGAGAGTCAGTATTATTGTGGAACCCTTTTGCTCTCTATTATAACTCCAAATTGTTCTAAAATGGCAAGCGTCTTGATGTAGGGTTGCCTGGCTCTGCAGGAAAGTCTGAACGTCTTGAAATCTTGTTCCACAAAACTGGAGTTGCGGAGTCGCCCCCTCTCCTTCAATCGCGAGCTCCTTTGCTACATTTCTGCGGACCAATATGCCATGTTCATACGTTTGCTCTAAGCGAGTCCTCATCTGCATCCTGGAGATGAGTTTCTGTAGCAAGGCTCGTTTTGCGCTAAGGTTGAACTTGGAGCTCCTCTTGCCGCGAGAAGCCTGTTTATTATTTGGTTTGGAAACCTTCCCAGTACTAGCGCGTGCGGGAATATGCCCAGGTTTCTCTTGCGGTGGATGACGCTGAAATTCAGCGAAGCACATAATTGGCGGCTCTGGCACCCGGGCCAGTACATCCTCGATGTTGCTTTGTGTAAGTGATGGAGTTGAGAAGGGACTGCTGTTCAAATCTTTACTCAGAGCCTCGTCGTCGCTCCAGGCCCCACTCCACAGGGACGACTTTTCCGGAGTACAGTCTGCAAGAATGTCGTCCACGGACCACCGCAGAGAGTCGAAGTTACTGGGCATGGTCGattcaaaccttttcagAAAGGGCTCCCCGTGGAAACTGACGTCCGACAAAACAGGGTCTTGCTGTGCAAGGTCGAGATATAGCTCAGGCGTCTTGCGGTCCTCGTggtcttccaaaaaaaacaagtaTCCTGGCGTCGGTGGGAGTGCGTCCTCTTGGTCACTGTTATTCTCGAAGATTGATTGCAACACGTCGTTGCGAGTTAGATGTTGCGCTTCAGCGAACAGCGCTGGCATGGCGGTTTTGTTTGTGCTTTAGGGACAAGCAAGGAATCCAGAACTAAATGAGCGAATGTTGGTCCCGGAACCAGCTGCGAAGGAGGGCAGAAGTGTTATAGTTTTGTTATCTGAACAAGGCTAGCTCGCTGGCGACTTAAAAACCGGTCGAGCAAATTAGGTCAGGGCGCCTGGTTCCTTACAAATATACCTGGCTGCCTAAACTCTCTACTCTCTCGATATTGTGTTGGTGAAATCGAATTTTGTGTCGCCGGTGGCACGCGTGGCGCCAGAAAAGGCGAAACTACTGACGCAAGTGGCTACTGTAATGAGACATCTGCCCCAGTCTGGCCTTCTGCGTCCCGTCAGAGCCCTACGATATAATTAGGCTTGCAGGAGACGGCTAAAAATGTGTCACGTATGGACAGAGTGATCTCCACGACGGCTATTCctggcttctcaaaaatagGCGGATTGATTGTTAGGGTACAGGGAGCAGAGCTGGAGCCCCGTGGACGCTACACACAACTCCGTCACTACGCGACCAGAAATGCCGCAATACAGAGGGAAGAAACCTTCTAGAAGGTTTTCTGCGAAGGCCCTTAGTGCGGCGTCACGGCTAAGCTCTCGGGCCCGAGTTCGGGGCGCTCTAAGCCCCGCAAAAAATTCTCGGGCCGCTTCTCTTGATTTGATAATCAATATCGTCTTATGTGATATTCTTGGCAGCCCAATAAGCAGTCGAAGTACGGGGCGAAGCATGTGATCACAATTTCCTGCTCCTGGCCTCACGTTTTAAGGTAACCGTCGCCTTGTATCCATCCGAGGGTTCACATACCCAAGGTCGGAAGCGGCTTCAGTCCCAGAATATAAGGCATTTTGCTCTTCCTATCATCATAATATTTTTCAGACGCTCCCACGAAATTATCATAATTCTTTATCGCAGACCCAAACAAAATTCCgtggcttttcaagagctcaaaaTCACATCAAAACAGATCGAAAAAGGTGCAAGCAGTTTGTGCCGTAGTCCTGCGGTTTCCGCCCTTCCGGCTTGCATAGTCCTCCACGCTGATAGATTATCACTTAATCAAGACAGGGTTTTACGTCGGAAGCGATCACCGTGTCGCCCCCGGAAAGGGATCCCGAAACAGAAGTGAATTAATTGTACGGCATCAAAACCCGGAGAAAACTGAGTCATATATATAGGGAGGGTACTCTATTTTCTAAACAGTTAGAGAGATCTTGTTAGGGTTTGACATCAGCCGCAAGATATTCGAGTTAACTTGAAGTGCTTAGGAGCTCTATTAGCCAACTACAAGGCAATATTTAAAGATGTTGAGAGGCATCAGCcgcttttctcaacaatcGGTCGCAAAAAGGGCGCTGTACCGTAGTGGAAACCAATGTGTAAGGGGAAACTGGGGCACTAGGTGCCTGGCGACCAACAGCAGCGACAACTTCCTGTCGACAACAAATGCGGCGTACATCGACGAGATGTACGAGGCGTGGCAGAAGGACCCCACGTCCGTGCACGTCTCGTGGAACGCgtatttcaagaacatggGCAACGCCGGCATCCCGGCGTCGTCCGCGTTCGTGGCGCCTCCCACGCTAGTGTCGCACCACACCGGTGCCCAGATCCCACAAGACATGGTCATGGGGGCCTCAGGCACCATGGATCAGGGCATTCTCACACACTTGAAGGTTCAGCTGCTCTGCAGAGCGTATCAAGTGAGAGGCCATCAGAAAGCCCACATCGACCCCCTGCAGATCTCGTTCGGCGACGACAAGTCCAAGCCCTTGCCTAAAGAATTGACTCTGGAGCACTATGGGTTCACGGAACGCGACTTGGACCGCGAGATCACGTTAGGTCCAGGTATTTTGCCCCGCTTCACTCGAGAAGGCAAGAAAGCCATGACCTTGAGGGAGATCATCGCGGCGCTGGAGAAGCTGTACTGTTCTTCTTACGGTATCGAGTACATTCACATTCCTTCTAGAGCCCAGTGTGACTGGCTCAGAGAGAGAATCGAGATCCCTCAGCCTTACCACTACACCATCGATCAGAAAAGACAAATTTTGGATAGACTGACCTGGGCAACCTCATTCGAGACCTTTCTATCCACCAAATTCCCAAACGACAAGCGTTTCGGTCTAGAAGGTCTAGAGGGTGTCGTGCCGGGCATCAAGACGCTGATCGACAAATCCGTAGAGCTAGGTGTCGAGGACGTTGTCCTGGGTATGGCTCACCGTGGTAGACTGAATGTACTGTCTAACGTGGTGCGTAAACCAAACGAATCTATTTTCTCAGAGTTCCAAGGCTCTGCTGCTCCTGAGGAGTACGAGGGCTCGGGTGACGTGAAGTACCACTTGGGTATGAATTACCAGAGACCTACCACGTCCGGGAAATACGTCAATTTGTCGCTGGTCGCTAACCCATCGCACTTGGAGTCTCAAGACCCTGTCGTCCTTGGTAGAACAAGAGCTATCATGTTTGCCAAGAATGACTTAGATAAATATCAGAAGGCCATGGGTGTTTTACTGCATGGTGACGCGGCTTTCGCCGCCCAAGGTGTCGTTTATGAAACTATGGGATTCAGCCATCTTCCCGATTACTCATCTGGTGGTACCATCCACATCATCACAAACAATCAGATCGGTTTCACCACTGACCCAAGATTTGCAAGATCTACGCCATACCCATCTGATATCGCTAAAGCCATCGATGCACCAATTTTCCACGTGAACGCCAACGATGTGGAAGCTCTAACTTTCATTTTCAACCTAGCTGCAGAGTGGAGAGCCACATTCCACACAGACGCTATCATAGATGTAGTTGGGTGGAGAAAGCATGGTCATAATGAAACTGATCAACCATCTTTCACCCAGCCGCTAATGTACCAGAAGATCAGCAAACAGAAGTCCGTCATTGACGTTTACACCGAGAAGCTAATTTCGGAAGGCTCTTTCACCAAAAAGGACATTGACGAACACAAGCAATGGGTTTGGGGCTTATTTGAAAAGGCTTTCGAGAAGGCAAAGGATTACGAACCTACATCTAGAGAATGGTTGACTGCCGACTGGGCCAACTTCAAATCTCCAAAGGAACTTGCGACCGAGATTTTGCCCCACGAACCAACTGTAGTCCAGCAAGAAAAACTGAAAGAAATCGGAAAAATCATTTCCTCTTGGCCAGAAGACTTCGAGGTCCacagaaacttgaagagaattCTGACTAATAGGGGTAAGTCAATTGAGAAAGGGGAAGGAATTGACTGGTCTACAGGTGAAGCTTTGGCGCTGGGTTCTTTGGCTACGGAAGGCTACCACATCAGAGTTTCCGGTGAAGACGTCGAGAGAGGtactttttctcaaagacaCGCGGTTTTGCATGATCAAAAGTCTGAAAGAACCTACACTCCCCTGCAGCACCTGAGTGACAAACAAGCAAACTTTACTATTTGTAACTCTTCTCTTTCCGAATACGGATGCATGGGTTTCGAGTATGGTTATTCGCTTACTTCTCCAGATTTCCTTGTCATGTGGGAAGCTCAATTTGGTGACTTTGCTAACACGGGACAGGTCATCATTGACCAGTTTTTGGCAGGCGGTGAAGCTAAATGGAAACAGCGTTCCGGATTGGTTCTGTCCTTACCACACGGTTACGACGGACAAGGTCCAGAACACTCTTCAGGTCGTCTGGAAAGATTCCTGCAAATGGCTAACGAAGACCCTAGATATTTCCCTTCGgaagagaagctgcagagACAGCACCAGGACTGCAATTTCCAAGTTGTCTACCCAACCACCCCTGCTAACTTGTTCCACATCTTGAGAAGACAACAACATCGTCAATTCCGGAAACCTTTGATTCTTTTCTTCTCGAAACAGCTTCTGCGTCATCCTTTGGCTAGATCCAAGCTGTCTGATTTCAGTGATAATGGGTTCCAATGGATCATTGAGGATGTTGAGCATGGCAAGAGTATTGCCTCCAAGGAAGAGACCAAACGCTTGGTCATAATGAGTGGCCAGGTATACACTGCTCTCCACAAAAAGCGTGAGTCTCTCGGGGACAAGAATACTGCCTTCCTCAAGGTTGAACAGTTACATCCATTCCCATTCGCACAGCTACGCGACTCGCTGAACTCTTATCCAAACTTGGAAGACATTGTGTTCTGCCAGGAGGAGCCATTAAACATGGGCTCCTGGGCCTACGCGGCACCAAGGTTGGGAACCGTTCTGAAAGAAACCGACAAATACAAGGATTTCGAAGTGAGGTTTGCTGGTAGAAACCCAAGCGGAGCTGTTGCTGCGGGCTCAAAAGCTCTACATGCtgcagaggaagaagcatttttgaaggaggTGTTTGGTCAGTGATCTGTCTCTATGTGAAGAGCACCTGCTTATATTCTAAGAAATCAATTAATTAAGTATTATTTATGATGCAAGTATTGGCCCCTGTACATAGGGCCCACCACTAGCTTTTAAGTACAAAATATCGAGTCTTTGTTGCTCACCTGTTTGTCAAACTCTTGCGTTGTTTGAACAAGCCAAAACATGGTCGCCTTGGATATCCCATGACAAGAAACCACTCCAGAAAACTGTCAGGTACAAAATTAAATTACACGAAGAAGCACCTTATGCAGCTCATTGGAGTCACCACATCACGTTCAAATTATACTCATTTGAGTAGTGTCGCGAGTCAACGACAGCGATTGCTAACACGCTTCGTTGGGGTTGGCTGTCTCATACCCTTTATCATGTGACatgctttcttgttttctCTCGCAGCTTTTCATATATCAGAGCGTTGAATATCCTTAATTATTCACAATAAACCTGGAGTAATTCGCCAGTAATACCCACTTCTCTGTATAACTTACTCACGTCCAAAACATGGCAGAAGGCAAGATAGCTTTAGTAACCGGGGCCTCCTCGGGTATTGGATACGAATTGACCAGGCAACTGGCTGGCAAGGGGTACAAGGTTTACGCTGCGGCTAGACGCGAAGAACGTATTGCTCCCCTTCAGAAGGAATTTCCTCAGCTAGTTGTTCCCATCAAACTTGACGTTTCCGAGCCAGAACAGATTTCTGCTTTGCGTGATCGCTTGGCCAAAGAGCTGCCATCGCAGAAGCTAGACATATTGTACAACAATGCGGGACAAAGCTGCACGTTTCCCGCCAGCGATGTGACCAACGACGTCTTGGAGCAGGCTTTCAAAGTGAATGTGTTTGGGCCCATCAACACGTGCCGTGAACTACTGCCATTCGTGATCAATGCACAGGGCACCGTGATCTTCACAGGCTCGCTGGCCGGAATCATCTCGTTTCCTTTCGGTTCAGTTTACAGCGCTACGAAGGGTGCTATCCATAGCTATGCGCGCGGCCTGCACATCGAAATGAAACCTTTCGGCGTGCGTGTACTGAATGTTATCACTGGAGGCGTGGGAACCGACATCGCCGACAAGAGGCCGCTGCCCGAAGACTCCATTTACAACATCCCTGAAGCTAGCGAGGCCATGGCCTACCGCCGCGAGAtggccaagaacaacaagcCTATGGACGTCGGCAAATACGTCTCGTCCGTGGTGCGGGACATCGAGAGCTCACGTGATCCAGTTGATATCTACCGTGGCACCTTTGCTGGGGCCGCGCGCTGGATTTCCTTGCTGATGCCTTACTGGATGCTGGACTGGATTCTTGCCCGCCGCTTCAAGCTTACCGGCATGATCAATGCACTGCAAAAGCGCAAGCGCGAATAAGTGGTGGATGCCCGCACAGTGCCGTTGGGTGTGCCAACCACTATCTGCGATAACCTATGACCGTTATGTTACGTTGCTATAACTTCTTCGATTTAGTTTTTAGAAACCCGCCCGGCGACTGGCTTAACAGCCGGCAGCGCCGGTCGTTTTGCGTTCATGCATAAACTCTTAACATGCCAACCAAAGCCTGCGCACTAGTTGCAATGCCTAGGCTTCTCCCGTGGTCGAAAGGCGCTAGTAACTTGTTCTGGCCACGGGGAAGGTGGCATCAGTTTGTTCAGAAGCTGGCTGGGGCCCACATCCCAATGCCCGAACGCAAGCGCCGGGCACAGCTACGCCTGAAACAATGCAAGGGCGTTAGATACTGGCACTTGCGCCATCGGGGGGCGCAGAAGGTGTTGCGGCTGGCGCATGGCACTTCCTCGTAACTGCTGGTTCTCTAACAAGCTGCGTTAACGTTACGTAATCTTTATTGTGCAAACAACCTAATTAGGTGAttaaattttttttttgccaaaatgGCAGTTCCAGGTGGATCAAGATGCTCGCTCGAGATCTCGATATATAAACAGACAGACATTTTTTCGATCGCGCGCTCCGCGCTTCAgtaattttgaaacaaattGTATCAAATCTTCAGCCAGTAAAAAGTTAAAAAAGACAGGGACAAACTAACAGGTTTCCAGCAAGTCCATTCTAACTACATACATTCTTTTCATTACTTTTGCTCCAACTACGTTCATTCATTGAAAACTCTGGCTTGAGATCCCAATACATAAGCTTCAAGACTTATCATCAGCCCAAATTTGAGATTAAACCGAAAAAGGTATGTTACACGATAGATTCCAAGAGGGACCTCGTTTTAGCCAGAATAGGGATAAATGCGTGGGAAGACCGCGAGAACGGTTGGGGGCCGTGGCTTGGCCCTGCAAATTTGACCGTACGGTGCGGGTACCAATGACGTGATAAGTGACACGACGGTCGACGCTACTCTACCGCACGGGGGCAATTTGAGATACCGAGCTCCGCTGATGCGCTATGCGTGGTTTTCAAGTATGCCAAGCAGCTCTCAGTGGCCCAGAATGGTGGGGCAACGTCACCCTTTACGTCCTGCCGTCTCAACATTTGCCtttggtctttttttttcagaaaccACGGTCGTGGATCGACTACTGTTTTGGGACGGACCAAAGTTCGCGTCGCGTTCCCAGGCGCGAAGGCCCTAAATTCGAAACAAATGCAACATACTCTGGCTTATAACAGAAGGACTCCTTCTTGTCGATGTTTCGACACCGCCTCTTTACTAACTCCAGTCACTTGCAGTCCACTCTTTTCGATTTAACACTTCACCCTTCAGTTTCGATCTTTGATAGAAACGCATTCATTCCTTTATTGAAGTCATGAAAGTTTCCGCTGTTTTAGCACTTTCCGTCGCGGGCTCGTCCCTTGCTTCCGCTCTGCCCCACGCGCACAAGAGAGCCGCCTCCCAGGAGCCTTGCAGCACCGCGCACGCTCACCGCGCTGGCAAGCGTGCTGTCGCCGTTGAGTACGTGTACCAAACTGTCACCGTCGACCACCAGGGCCAGACTTTGAGCTACCCAACTACGACTTTGACTAGCGAGCCAACcagctctgctgctgcttcttctaGCTCTGCTGCCGCCTCTAGTTCGGCTTCCAGCCCTGCTactgcttcttcctccagcgctgctgcttcttcaagctctgctgcttcttcaagctctgctgctgcctcctccagctctgcTTCGAGCTCCTCTGCTGCCTCGAGCTCCGCTGCTCCATCCAGCTCTGCTTCGAGCTCCTCTGCTTCCTCGAGCGCcgtttcttcttcctccagctcctcttcttctccatcGTCTACCTCTACTGgtggttcttcttctacCGGTATTGATGGCGACCTATCAGCTTACTCTGGCCCAAGTGAAGCCTTCCAGGATGGCACCATTAAGTGCAGCGATTTCCCATCCGGACAGGGTGTGATCTCTTTGGACTGGTTAGGATTCGGTGGCTGGTCTGGTATTGAAAACTCTGACGGCTCTACCGGTGGAGACTGTAAAGAGGGCTCTTACTGCTCTTACGCTTGCCAAACTGGTATGTCTAAGACCCAGTGGCCATCCGAGCAGCCATCCAACGGTGTTTCCGTCGGTGGTTTGTACTGTAAGAACGGCTACCTGTACCGTTCTAACACCGACGCCGAGTATCTGTGTGAATGGGGAAAGGACATGGCCGAAGTTGTTTCTGAGATAGACTCTGATGTCGCTATCTGCAGAACCGACTACCCAGGTACTGAAAACATGGTTATCCCAACCTATGTCAAGGCTGGCGATTCTGTTCCATTGACTGTTGTCGACGAGGACACCTACTACCAATGGAAGGGTATGAAGACCTCTGCTCAGTTTTACGTTAACAACGCTGGtgtttctttggaagacgGTTGCGTCTGGGGTACCGCTGGCTCCGGTGTTGGTAACTGGGCTCCATTGAACTTCGGTGGTGGATACACCAACGGCGTTGCATACTTGGCCCTGATTCCAAATCCTAACAACTATGACGCTTTGAACTACAACGTCAAGATTGTCGCTGCCGATGACGACAGCACAGTTTTGGGTGACTGTAAGTACGAGAACGGAAAGTACAACGATGGTAGCTCCGACGGCTGTACCGTCTCTGTCACCAAAGGTAAGGCTAAGTTCGTTCTGTACAACTAAACATACCCACCTAGCCAAATGCAATAGCTGGATCACACTCTTTTAAGGTTGTTCTCAATCAATCAggatcttttttttaaacAGTTTATTTTAAAATGGATTATCTTACTTAGAAAAGTTCATATCATCTATTATCCACTAAGTAGTTGTACTATCATAAAGCGAAGGCCCGGGCCTGTATATAATAAATGTTGTCGCCCACCACTAACTATTCAGTGctacaaaattttgaatgTACTCAATACTGCGTTTGGATTGCCGCGGATGACTGACCCATTGGTGGTTCCTGCCAATAATTTGTGTGATCCTTCACGTTTCAATAAGCTTTTAGGATAACGCTTATAACGTCCGTGGAAAGATAGGGTGCCGTTTCAAACCACTTCAGTCTCCCGAAAAATGTCTTTATTATTTGCGAACGCAGCTGGCCTGCCGGCGGGAGGTTCAAGTTAGGAGAAATAAGCGTCAAAGAACGATAGTAAGCTGCTTGCTTTAAGGGTTGCCAGCAATATATATATTTCATGCATAATAGCTGCACGCCTCTAATTTCTTAAATTATGATGTACCAGGTATTCGATTTT
The Lachancea thermotolerans CBS 6340 chromosome G complete sequence genome window above contains:
- the AYR1 gene encoding acylglycerone-phosphate reductase (similar to uniprot|P40471 Saccharomyces cerevisiae YIL124W AYR1 NADPH-dependent 1-acyl dihydroxyacetone phosphate reductase found in lipid particles and ER involved in phosphatidic acid biosynthesis and required for spore germination capable of metabolizing mammalian steroid hormones), whose amino-acid sequence is MAEGKIALVTGASSGIGYELTRQLAGKGYKVYAAARREERIAPLQKEFPQLVVPIKLDVSEPEQISALRDRLAKELPSQKLDILYNNAGQSCTFPASDVTNDVLEQAFKVNVFGPINTCRELLPFVINAQGTVIFTGSLAGIISFPFGSVYSATKGAIHSYARGLHIEMKPFGVRVLNVITGGVGTDIADKRPLPEDSIYNIPEASEAMAYRREMAKNNKPMDVGKYVSSVVRDIESSRDPVDIYRGTFAGAARWISLLMPYWMLDWILARRFKLTGMINALQKRKRE
- a CDS encoding SUN domain-containing protein (some similarities with uniprot|P40472 Saccharomyces cerevisiae YIL123W SIM1 (putative) invovled in control of DNA replication), which gives rise to MKVSAVLALSVAGSSLASALPHAHKRAASQEPCSTAHAHRAGKRAVAVEYVYQTVTVDHQGQTLSYPTTTLTSEPTSSAAASSSSAAASSSASSPATASSSSAAASSSSAASSSSAAASSSSASSSSAASSSAAPSSSASSSSASSSAVSSSSSSSSSPSSTSTGGSSSTGIDGDLSAYSGPSEAFQDGTIKCSDFPSGQGVISLDWLGFGGWSGIENSDGSTGGDCKEGSYCSYACQTGMSKTQWPSEQPSNGVSVGGLYCKNGYLYRSNTDAEYLCEWGKDMAEVVSEIDSDVAICRTDYPGTENMVIPTYVKAGDSVPLTVVDEDTYYQWKGMKTSAQFYVNNAGVSLEDGCVWGTAGSGVGNWAPLNFGGGYTNGVAYLALIPNPNNYDALNYNVKIVAADDDSTVLGDCKYENGKYNDGSSDGCTVSVTKGKAKFVLYN